GGTCTTCTCCCCAGTCCGGGTTATAAAAGCTGACCATGGCACTGATAAACTGTTCCTCCCCGCCGCTCATAGAGACAATCTCTTTCTCGATCCGGGTCCTTACCGGCCGCAAGTCATCTTTGTGCTGAGCCGTCGCCGGTGTTTTGGGGCCGAACAGATGCCTGCCGAGAAGATCGACGCCACGTTTCCAGGCAGCAAAGAAGCGCTTCTCCTTTTCTTCGGTTTGAATCAGCACGTTCAGGATATTGTCTTTTCCGACCATGTTCCTCGCAACGGAAACCCTGCAATTATTCGGTGAGCCAGGCCCAGGCCTGTTCCACCCGGCCTTCCGGGAAACAGCGGCAGCTGGTCAAGCTCAGCCCGGCAAAAATCCGTACGCTCCATTGTTCTACGCGACTCCCACCGACCAGAGCCAGGCGGTGAATGTCATTGAGGTGTTTGACGTCAAATTTGAGGTCCTCCCACAGACTGCCCAGGTCCGCGTAAGGAAAAGCCTGCAGGTCGATCAATATGCTGATTTTCCCTGCTTCGGAGATCGTTCCTTCGAGCTCATCGGCAATCTGTTCGGCTTCGGTCCGGGTCAAGGGGGTGGTAATACGATACGCGACGGCGCCCGGGGCGCCTTTGTTCAAGCGTTCATACACGGGTTTGTCCTCCGGTGTCTTTTCGTCCGGTTGTTGCGCGCCTGACTGCGGACCGCCCCGTCTATTAGCGGCTTTACCCAGCTCGGTCGGGGACTGTTTGGGGCACAGGCAGCAGCTTTGCAGCGCGACGTGCTGGAGCCGATCAGCTGGGCACCGATTTTTTAATTCTATCATCTCTGGCTCGGATAGCAGCCGTGGAGCTGATCTTTTCCCGCCGGCGAAGGCTGTGCGGAGGGGGGCAAACGCCACCGGAAGGTTTTCAGGCTCCTTTCATGGTAAAATGAAAAGCACATTCAGCCACCGCATGTCCGCTCAAGACCTGATCCCGGGCCGCGGACCACCGCGGGTATGAATCGACAACGCAGTACTGCAGGACATCAGCATGAATTTTTTTCAGATTTCAGCCGTTCTGATCGTGATGACAGCCTTGTTCAGTTATTTGAATTATCGCCGTCTGCACCTGCCGACAACCATCGGCGTCATGTTGATCTCCCTGCTCATGTCGCTGGGTCTTATCTTGCTCTCCTCCTTCGGGTTGAATCTGGACAATCAGGCCGCGCAGATGTTGCAGCGGATCGATTTCGATGAAACATTGCTGCACGGCATGCTGGCCTTTTTATTGTTTGCCGGGGCATTGCCCCTTGATTTGGGGGACCTGACCAAGCAACGATGGATTATTGCCGCGCTGGCCACCGCCGGTGTGCTGACCTCCACCTTTATCGTTGGCGGGCTGTCCTGGCTGGTGTTGACCGGGCTGGGCGTGGCCATGCCGTTTTTGTCCTGTCTGTTATTCGGGGCTCTGATTTCCCCGACTGACCCGGTTGCGGTCCTGGGTCTGATCCGGCGGCTCGGTCTGCCGCATGATCTGGAATCCAAAATTGTCGGCGAATCGCTGTTCAATGACGGTTTCGGGGTGGTGGTGTTCACGGTTCTGCTGGCTTTGAGCAAGGGAGAACAGCCGCTGTCAGTCCCTGATGTTGGCATCTTGTTTGTGCAGGAGACCGCGGGCGGCCTCCTGTTCGGCCTGGCGGTGGGCCTGTTGACCTATGCCATGCTGAAAAAGGTGGATAATTATCAGGTTGAAATTCTCCTGACCTTGGCCATGGTCATGGGCGGCTATTCTTTGGCTGATACCCTCCATATTTCTGGCCCTCTCGCGGTCGTCATCGCCGGATTGTTGATCGGCAGTCACGGCCGCTCTTTCGCCATGTCGGAGACGACCAGGAAAAACCTCGATACGTTCTGGGAACTGGTCGATGAAATTCTCAACGGGGTGCTGTTTGTCCTGATTGGTCTTGAGATCCTGGTCATCCCGGTCAGCGTGATCCATCTGCTGGCCGGACTGGCAGTTATTCCGGTGGCGTTTCTGGCCCGCTGGATCAGTGCCGGTGGCGTGCTCCATTTGTTGCGCTGGAAATACCCGGTTCCTGCCGGCACCGTGACCCTGATCACCTGGGGTGGACTGCGGGGAGGGATTTCAGTGGCTATGGCTCTCTCGCTCCCTCATGGACCGGCCCGACAGATTATTATCGTGATGACCTATGTGATTGTGGTCTTCTCCATTCTGGTGCAGGGGTTGACGCTGGAAAGAGTGGCGCGCAGAGTTATTCGTTCATAAACCGAACATCAATTTTAGTAAAGGGGCTCTTGTGAAGATGAAAAAGATTGCCGTTGCTGCCGATCATGCCGGATTTCACTTGAAGACCGCAGTGCTGCTCCACCTGCAAAATTTGGGCTATGGCGTGGAGGATTTCGGGACTGACAGCGAGGTGCCGGTGGATTACCCGGATTTCATGCGCCCGGCGGCGCAGAGTGTAGCAACGGGGCAAAATGACCTGGGCATTGTTATCGGCGGGAGCGGCAACGGCGAGGCCATGGTGGCCAATAAGGTTCCCGGGGTGCGCTGTGCGCTATGCTGGAATGAGAAAAGCGCCCGCCTTGCCAAAGAACATAACAATGCCAATATGATCGCTATCGGCGCCCGCATGGTCAGCGTGCAGGAGGGGTTGTGGATCGTTGATACCTGGCTGCAGGCGCAATTTCAGGGAGAGCGTCATCAGCGCAGGATCGAAAAGATCGAGGGCTGAATTTGCCGGAGCCCGGGCGTTCAGCCGTTTTTCCGCTTTAATCTTTGCCCCAGAGCCTGTCTGGTGATACCGAGTCGGTGTGCAGCCATGGTCAGATTCCCCCGGCTGCGTTTCAAGGCTTCTGCGATCAGTTGTTCCGTACCTTCTTTTAAGGTCGGCAGCTCGTCCGGGAAATGGATGCGGGTTTCGTCGTCCGGTGCCGACTGAACTTCCGTCTTTTGCTGCTGCAGGTTCGTTTCTTCGGAGATTGCCCCCTGTATTGGGTGCAGAGTTAGAGGGCCGAATTGATGGCGGCTGACCGCGTCATAAACCATGCCCCGTAATTCCCGGATATTCCCCGGAAAAGAATATCCTGCGCAGGCCGCGGCAAGAGTTTCCGGCAATGGTGGTATTTTTTTGCCGAGTTTGTCCGCGGCTTCATGGGCGAAATGAGCAATCAGCAGCGGCAGGTCGTCGATTCTGTCCCGTAATGGCGGAATGATGATCTGATGAGTCTGCAGGCGATAATAAAGATCTTTGCGAAATCCTTTCGCAGCTATTTTTTGGTTCAAATCGGTGTTGGTCGAAAAAACGAACCGGGCCTGGCAGTATTTGGGTCTGTCACTCCCCAGGGGAAAATACTCACCTTCCTGGATCAGCCGCAGCAATTTGATCTGTGACGGCAGGCTCAAGTCGCCGATCTCATCAAAAAACAGGGTTCCTCTGCCCGCTTTTTCTATCACTCCGGCCCGTTCTGCTTCTGCGCCGGTAAAGCTGCCCCGGACATGACCGAAGAGGGTGTCGGAAAAAACCGCATCATCCAGTCCGGCAACATTAATGGCAACCCAGGGTTGCTCAGGGCGACTGACGGCATGCACCGCGCGGGCGGCCAGCTCTTTGCCGACTCCGCTTTCGCCGCTGATAAGGACCGGTTCCGAACTGCTGCCGGTCGCTTCTATATAGCTGAAAATATTTTGCATTCTCTGGTTGCGGGTGATGATCTGACGAAAAGCCTGCGGCGAGTGGAGCGCCGGCTCCAGCAGGTTCGATTTCAGGTTATCAAGCTCATGTCTGAGTTCGCTGGCGGCTAATGCCTGTTTAATTCGTGAAATGAGCCGTTCCGGGTCGTCAGTCTTGACAAAATAATCAAGGGCGCCGGCTTTGATGCAGCTGACCGCTGCTTCCACCTGGTCCAGGCCGGTGACAATAATGACCGGTATCTCCGGGTGGTTTTC
This genomic window from Pelobacter seleniigenes DSM 18267 contains:
- a CDS encoding STAS/SEC14 domain-containing protein; translation: MYERLNKGAPGAVAYRITTPLTRTEAEQIADELEGTISEAGKISILIDLQAFPYADLGSLWEDLKFDVKHLNDIHRLALVGGSRVEQWSVRIFAGLSLTSCRCFPEGRVEQAWAWLTE
- a CDS encoding cation:proton antiporter, which codes for MNFFQISAVLIVMTALFSYLNYRRLHLPTTIGVMLISLLMSLGLILLSSFGLNLDNQAAQMLQRIDFDETLLHGMLAFLLFAGALPLDLGDLTKQRWIIAALATAGVLTSTFIVGGLSWLVLTGLGVAMPFLSCLLFGALISPTDPVAVLGLIRRLGLPHDLESKIVGESLFNDGFGVVVFTVLLALSKGEQPLSVPDVGILFVQETAGGLLFGLAVGLLTYAMLKKVDNYQVEILLTLAMVMGGYSLADTLHISGPLAVVIAGLLIGSHGRSFAMSETTRKNLDTFWELVDEILNGVLFVLIGLEILVIPVSVIHLLAGLAVIPVAFLARWISAGGVLHLLRWKYPVPAGTVTLITWGGLRGGISVAMALSLPHGPARQIIIVMTYVIVVFSILVQGLTLERVARRVIRS
- a CDS encoding RpiB/LacA/LacB family sugar-phosphate isomerase, encoding MKKIAVAADHAGFHLKTAVLLHLQNLGYGVEDFGTDSEVPVDYPDFMRPAAQSVATGQNDLGIVIGGSGNGEAMVANKVPGVRCALCWNEKSARLAKEHNNANMIAIGARMVSVQEGLWIVDTWLQAQFQGERHQRRIEKIEG
- a CDS encoding sigma-54-dependent transcriptional regulator — translated: MNGNYPANPVLLVDDEPGYLRVLQALLQDGKIDHTVCCTDSRQVLELIGKKTFSLVVLDLIMPHISGYALLSHLVENHPEIPVIIVTGLDQVEAAVSCIKAGALDYFVKTDDPERLISRIKQALAASELRHELDNLKSNLLEPALHSPQAFRQIITRNQRMQNIFSYIEATGSSSEPVLISGESGVGKELAARAVHAVSRPEQPWVAINVAGLDDAVFSDTLFGHVRGSFTGAEAERAGVIEKAGRGTLFFDEIGDLSLPSQIKLLRLIQEGEYFPLGSDRPKYCQARFVFSTNTDLNQKIAAKGFRKDLYYRLQTHQIIIPPLRDRIDDLPLLIAHFAHEAADKLGKKIPPLPETLAAACAGYSFPGNIRELRGMVYDAVSRHQFGPLTLHPIQGAISEETNLQQQKTEVQSAPDDETRIHFPDELPTLKEGTEQLIAEALKRSRGNLTMAAHRLGITRQALGQRLKRKNG